The genomic segment GAAAGACCAGCTTCCACATTCCCTAGCTGACTACATTGCAGGAGTTATGAATGACCACCACCGCGCAGCAATCGATTCGCATCGGTCACAGCCCGGATCCCGACGATGCCTTTATGTTCTACGCCCTAACCCACGGGAAGGTGCCCCTGGAGGGCATCCGGGTGGAACACCTCCTGGAAGACATTGAATCCCTGAACCGGCGCGCCCAGTCCGGCGAGCTGGAGATGACCGCTGCCTCTGCCGCGGCCCTGCCCTACCTCAATAATCGCTATTGGATCCTGGCCTGCGGCTCCAGCGTGGGCCGCGGATACGGCCCTATCGTGGTCACGCGCGAAATCGCGCCGGCAAAAGACCTGCGCCGCAAACGCATTGCCGTTCCCGGCGAATACACCACAGCCACTCTCCTGCTGCGCCTGGCCCTGGATAATAATTTCGAACCCGTGCCCATGAGCTTTGACACCATCATGCACGCCGTGGATGACCAAGAGGTCGACGCCGGGCTCCTCATTCACGAGGGGCAAATCACCTATCGCGACAAGGGCTTTTTCTGCGCCTTGGACCTGGGCGTGTGGTGGCAAGAGCAGACCGGACTGCAGGCCGTTCCCCTGGGCTTGGATCTTGTGCGCGCCGATGTGGGCGAAACCATGGCCCGCCGCCTCAACCAAGCCCTGAAGGAATCCATCGCCTACGCGCGCGCCAACGAGCCGGAGGCTCTGGAATACGCTCTCCGATACGGGCGCGGCATCGATGCCGGGGTCGGAAGTGACTTTGTCACCATGTACGTGAATGAAGATACTCTGGATCTCGGAGAGGAAGGCGAGGCCGCCCTAAACAAGCTCTATGATCTGGCCGTGGAAAAAGGTATTTGGAAAGAGAAGCCGGAGATTAAGATTATCCGGTAGACTTACCACTTCTTGATAATTTCATACAGAGTCGTGCGCTGCGCGGGTTCAAAACCCGCCTCCCGGATGAGCTGCGCCACTTCGGCCGCTGTTGAGGTGTTTACAAAGTCCGCGGCCCGGTGCACATTCTCTTCCAGCAGGGTCCCCCCAAAGTCATCCGCTCCGAATCGCAGCGCAATTTGCCCGGTCTTCTTTCCCTCAGAAAACCAAGACGCCTGAATGTGATCAACGTTGTCCAAGTAAAGCCTGGAAACCGCCATCATGCGCAAATAGCGGGCGCTGGTCGCGTGCCTGGGAATCGCTTTTTCG from the Candidatus Omnitrophota bacterium genome contains:
- a CDS encoding ABC transporter substrate-binding protein gives rise to the protein MTTTAQQSIRIGHSPDPDDAFMFYALTHGKVPLEGIRVEHLLEDIESLNRRAQSGELEMTAASAAALPYLNNRYWILACGSSVGRGYGPIVVTREIAPAKDLRRKRIAVPGEYTTATLLLRLALDNNFEPVPMSFDTIMHAVDDQEVDAGLLIHEGQITYRDKGFFCALDLGVWWQEQTGLQAVPLGLDLVRADVGETMARRLNQALKESIAYARANEPEALEYALRYGRGIDAGVGSDFVTMYVNEDTLDLGEEGEAALNKLYDLAVEKGIWKEKPEIKIIR